A window from Branchiostoma floridae strain S238N-H82 chromosome 16, Bfl_VNyyK, whole genome shotgun sequence encodes these proteins:
- the LOC118432718 gene encoding LOW QUALITY PROTEIN: homeobox protein Hox-D11-like (The sequence of the model RefSeq protein was modified relative to this genomic sequence to represent the inferred CDS: inserted 2 bases in 2 codons), producing MQDTNFWXRGGSEMAYGDRLPPRRDXFMSGPATSTTCTYSQNVRIVEGPRAPHHSPDKYSQVDFPRDEPFQPVVLPPASGPLHPPFTYSPQLCQLDHFLESWQRSREATKPAETIAQQNGGGSLTKPVRPKRRPYSKYQLNELENEYVQNQYISRDKRLQLSQKLNLTERQVKIWFQNRRIKQKKLDRRNSEMCP from the exons ATGCAGGACACAAATTTCT TCAGGGGAGGCAGCGAGATGGCCTACGGGGACAGGTTACCCCCACGCCGAG TTTTCATGAGCGGCCCGGCGACTTCCACCACCTGCACCTACAGCCAGAACGTTCGTATCGTGGAGGGCCCCCGTGCTCCCCACCACTCCCCCGACAAATACTCGCAGGTGGATTTTCCACGTGATGAACCCTTCCAGCCCGTGGTGCTTCCACCAGCTAGTGGACCTCTGCATCCACCTTTCACCTATTCCCCACAGCTCTGTCAACTGGACCACTTCCTGGAGTCCTGGCAACGGAGCAGGGAGGCGACCAAACCGGCAGAAACCATCG ctCAACAAAATGGCGGAGGATCCTTGACGAAACCAGTTCGACCGAAGAGGCGTCCGTACTCCAAGTACCAGCTCAACGAGCTTGAAAATGAGTACGTCCAAAACCAGTATATCAGTAGGGACAAGAGGCTACAGCTCTCACAAAAGCTCAACCTCACAGAGAGACAG GTCAAGATCTGGTTCCAAAACCGACGCATCAAGCAGAAGAAACTGGACCGACGGAATAGCGAGATGTGTCCTTAA